A window of the Armatimonadota bacterium genome harbors these coding sequences:
- a CDS encoding HD domain-containing protein, giving the protein MGVAREVAHPPGRVTLQVVKADPEVEAYVEKANEYTGILGYTEHGFRHAGLCSRIAFNILRRLGSPEREAELAAIAAYLHDIGNLVSRLNHEHTGAVLADGILARLGMEPAERAVVMSAIGNHEESHGQPVSRVGAAVILADKSDVHRSRVRNPDPATFDIHDRVNYAVEHSFLRVDEKAREITLELTVNTDSAQVMEYFEIFLTRMIMCRRAAEFLGCAFKLQINGVKLL; this is encoded by the coding sequence ATGGGCGTTGCCAGAGAAGTCGCGCATCCGCCCGGACGGGTGACCCTGCAGGTCGTCAAGGCCGATCCCGAGGTGGAGGCGTACGTCGAGAAAGCCAACGAGTACACCGGCATCCTCGGCTACACCGAGCACGGGTTTCGGCATGCGGGGTTGTGCTCACGCATCGCGTTCAACATCCTCCGGCGCCTGGGTAGCCCCGAGCGGGAGGCCGAACTCGCCGCCATCGCCGCCTATCTTCACGACATCGGCAACCTCGTGAGCCGTCTGAACCACGAGCACACCGGCGCGGTCCTGGCCGACGGCATCCTGGCCCGGCTGGGGATGGAGCCGGCCGAGCGCGCGGTCGTGATGAGCGCAATCGGCAACCACGAGGAATCCCACGGGCAGCCGGTGAGCCGTGTGGGCGCCGCGGTGATCCTCGCCGACAAGTCCGACGTGCACCGCTCGCGCGTGCGCAATCCCGATCCGGCAACGTTCGACATCCACGACCGTGTCAACTACGCCGTGGAGCACTCGTTCTTGCGGGTTGACGAGAAGGCGCGCGAGATCACACTGGAGTTGACGGTGAACACCGACAGCGCCCAGGTAATGGAGTACTTCGAGATCTTCCTCACGCGGATGATCATGTGCCGGCGGGCCGCCGAGTTCTTGGGCTGCGCGTTCAAGTTGCAGATCAACGGGGTAAAACTCCTGTAG
- the yajC gene encoding preprotein translocase subunit YajC, which translates to MFLQADGGQAGWIGTAIFYVLIFAVFYLLLIRPQQQQQKRRREMLSKLRKGDRVVTVGGLHAVITDVQDDHITLELAPNLRVKADRSAVGSVRSRQAESDRGKEKAAEASRRR; encoded by the coding sequence ATGTTCCTACAGGCGGACGGTGGACAGGCCGGTTGGATTGGGACGGCGATCTTCTACGTTTTAATCTTTGCGGTATTCTACTTGCTCTTGATCCGACCGCAGCAGCAGCAGCAGAAGCGGCGGCGCGAAATGCTCTCCAAGCTCCGGAAAGGGGATCGGGTCGTGACGGTGGGAGGGCTGCACGCGGTGATCACCGACGTGCAGGACGACCACATCACCCTCGAGCTCGCGCCCAATCTCAGGGTCAAGGCCGACCGATCGGCGGTAGGGTCGGTGCGCAGCCGTCAGGCGGAGTCCGACAGGGGCAAGGAGAAGGCGGCGGAGGCGAGCAGGCGGAGATGA
- a CDS encoding Glu/Leu/Phe/Val dehydrogenase encodes MEAQQENPFDSVCRWIDRAAAILGYDDSTAKPLKHPRRSVIVAVPVEMDDGRIEVFTGYRVQYDTARGPCKGGIRYHPAVNLDEVKALAAWMSIKCAVVDVPFGGGKGGVACDPARLSNRELERVTRRYTAEIFDIIGPDKDIPGPDVGTTPQVMAWMMDTISMKRGHLEHGTVTGKPVPLGGSRGREDATGRGLVVVAREAFGVLGLPLEGARVAIQGFGNVGWHTARLLHEAGARIVAVSDVAGGIHHPEGLVPRLVREYAQNTGSVVGYPGARTITNQELLEMDCDMLVPAALENQITPQNAGVLRAKVIVEGANGPTTPEADEILRRRGVVVVPDILANAGGVVVSYFEWVQDRYGYFWPEAEVRARLEAKMRQAFADVLEMSERLNLDLRTAAYCLGVQRIVEARRLRGLYA; translated from the coding sequence ATGGAAGCCCAGCAGGAGAACCCCTTCGACAGCGTCTGCCGCTGGATCGACCGAGCGGCCGCGATCCTCGGGTACGACGACTCCACCGCCAAGCCCCTCAAGCACCCTCGGCGTTCGGTCATCGTCGCGGTACCCGTAGAGATGGACGACGGCCGCATCGAGGTGTTCACCGGCTACCGGGTCCAGTACGACACCGCACGCGGGCCCTGCAAGGGCGGGATCCGCTACCACCCCGCCGTGAACCTGGACGAGGTGAAGGCGCTGGCAGCCTGGATGTCGATCAAGTGCGCGGTCGTGGACGTACCCTTCGGCGGCGGCAAGGGCGGGGTGGCGTGCGATCCGGCGCGGCTGTCCAACCGCGAGCTCGAACGCGTGACCCGACGCTACACCGCCGAGATCTTCGACATCATCGGCCCGGACAAGGACATCCCCGGCCCCGACGTAGGCACAACCCCCCAGGTCATGGCGTGGATGATGGACACGATCTCCATGAAGCGGGGGCACCTCGAGCACGGGACCGTGACAGGCAAGCCGGTGCCGCTGGGCGGCTCGCGCGGGCGCGAGGACGCCACCGGCCGTGGTCTGGTCGTGGTGGCGCGCGAGGCCTTCGGCGTCCTGGGCCTGCCCCTGGAGGGTGCGCGCGTCGCGATCCAGGGTTTCGGCAACGTGGGCTGGCACACGGCGAGGCTGCTGCACGAGGCCGGCGCGCGCATCGTGGCGGTCAGCGACGTCGCGGGCGGGATCCACCACCCCGAGGGGCTGGTGCCGAGGCTGGTGCGCGAGTACGCACAGAACACCGGCAGCGTCGTCGGTTATCCGGGCGCCCGCACGATCACCAACCAGGAGTTGCTCGAGATGGACTGCGACATGCTCGTGCCGGCCGCCTTGGAGAACCAGATCACGCCGCAGAACGCAGGCGTGCTGCGGGCCAAGGTGATCGTCGAGGGGGCGAACGGCCCCACAACGCCGGAGGCCGACGAGATCCTGCGGCGCCGCGGGGTCGTGGTGGTCCCCGACATCCTGGCCAACGCCGGCGGCGTGGTCGTGAGCTACTTCGAGTGGGTGCAGGACCGGTACGGGTACTTCTGGCCGGAGGCCGAGGTTCGCGCGCGTCTGGAGGCGAAGATGCGCCAGGCGTTCGCCGACGTCTTGGAGATGTCCGAGCGACTCAACCTGGACCTGCGCACCGCGGCATACTGCCTGGGCGTCCAGCGGATCGTCGAGGCGCGGCGGCTGCGCGGTCTGTACGCCTGA